Within Candidatus Poribacteria bacterium, the genomic segment GCTGCATTTTTGGGATACCGACACCGGAGAGTTGTTGCAAACGATCACTGGCTACTCGGAGGTCATCGATTCCGTGGTCTACTCGCCAGATGGACACACATTGGTGAGTTTAGCCGGGGTCCTCCGTTTTTGGGATGTTGAAACCGAAAAACTCGTACAAACCCTCGTGCCTGAAAGCTCAGTCGCTTCAATTGCGTATTCTCCCGACGGACAAACGCTTGCGTGCGGAACCCGCGATAACACGATCCTGTTATGGAATGTCAGCAGATGGAAACAGGTAACAACGCTTGAAGGGCATGCGGAGGGCATTTCATCGGTCGTCTTCAGTCCGGATGGACAGATACTCGCGAGTGGGAGCTGGGACCATACAATCCGCTTGTGGAATCCACACACTGGAGAGCCCTTAAAAACCCTTACCGGGCATTCGTCCAGTATTAAAACTGTGGCCTTCTCTCGAAATGGAGGGACACTTGCAAGTGGTGGTGATAATGGAACAATCCGTTTTTGGAACATAGATACGGGTGAACTCCTAAACACTATTGAAACGGAGGCAGATACAATTGATTCTGTGGTGTACTCGCCGGATGGAAAAACGCTGGCCAGTACAGGCAACAATGGCGATCACGGTATTCGTTTCTGGGATGTGGATACCGGTGAACTCCTAAAAACCGTCACCGTAGAAAAGGGCGCGTACTCCGTCGTATATTCCCCAGATGGTCGTACATTTGCCAGCGGTGGTTCAGGTGAGGTCTCTGTATGGGACGTTGCTACTGGCGAACGTTTGAAAACCTTTACTGGGCATATAGCAGACCCTGTGTATTCTGTAGCCTATTCACCAAATGGACGTACCCTCGCCAGCGGGTGCCGAGATAGCACTATAATTCTGTGGGATTTAACACAATGAAAATTCTGAACCTATTATTGATAATTTTACCGCTAATTTCAGGCATCTGTTTATCATCAAATGCCTTTGCGCAGGCGAATGCCCTGTGGGGTTTACCCACCCGTGCTAAAAATCGTATTGGGAAAGGTAGGGTAAATGAGATAAAGTATTTTCCGGACGGTACAAAACTCGCCGTTGCAAGCACTATAGGCATCTGGATCTACGATGTGCAAACCGGTGAACCGCTCGACCTGCTCACGGGGCATACGGGGCCTGTCAATTCGATAGCGTTTAGTCCTGATGGCACAATGTTTGCGACTGCAAGTGATGATAACACCGCTTGGTTGTGGGATACGAATACAGGTGAACACAAAGTAAGTGTCGTAGGGCATACGGATGATGTCAATGCAGTATCCTTCTCTCCAGATGGTCGGCTCCTTGCCACTGGGAGTGATGACAATACTGTGGGTCTCTGGGATCTCAACACGGGAGAATGGAAAGCAAGGCTTGAGGGACATACGGAGCATGTTTACTCGGTAGCGTTTTCTCCCGACGGAGCAGTTCTTGCAAGTAGTGCAGCGTGGGGAGATAGCGGCATCCGGTTTTGGGATCCGCGCACGGCAAAATCTCTCAACATCTCTATTGAGGATACGGATTGGGTAGAACGCATTGTGTACGCACCTGATGGGAGTCTGCTTGTCAGCGGGGATACTGATCACACCATCCGTTTTTGGGATATCGGCACCGGCGAACTTTTGAGAGCGTGTAAAACAGATGGCGAAATCAACGCTGTAGTGTTTGCCCCAGACGGGCGGACACTCGCCAGCGCGAGTCGTAACGATCTTGTCAGTTTTTGGGATGTTGCCACTGGGGCACTCCTGAAGACGCTTGAGCATGATGCTCCGGTCATCTCTGTGGCGTATTCGCCGGATGGAAAGACAGTCGCCAGTGCAAGCGAAGATGGTAAGATTCAGTTTTGGGATATTGCAACCAGTAAATCCTTAAAAACCGTTACAGGGCACGTGCTCCACGTCTTTTCTCTCGCATATTCCCCGGATGGTAACACGCTTGTGAGTGGGAACGTGTCTAAAATCAACTTCTGGAATCTGGCAACCGGGGAACACCCGAAAACCATCAGAATTCTGCCGGAACATTTCCGTTCGGAAAACGTCCGTTCGGTAGCGTATTCATCCGATGGCAGTATAGTCGCGAGTGCTAATGCTAATAAAGCTCGCCTATGGGATGTGGAAACAGGACGGTTTCTCGGAACCTTTTCTGGACATAGGGAGCTGATTTCTTCCGTTGCCTTTTCACCTAACGGTAGGATGCTCGCAAGCGGTAGTCACGATAATACGATTCGCTTGTGGAAGCTCCGCACTGGTGAACTGTACCTCATCGGGGATTTGTTGCATACCCTCGCGGGGCATACGGAAGATGTCGCTTTTGTGGCGTTTTCACCCAACAGCAGGATGCTTGTGAGTGGTAGTCACGATAACACAATCCGTTTATGGGATGTCGCTACTGGAGAACTCTTAAAAACGCTTACCGGTCATACAGGAAAGGTCTACACTGTAGTATATTCACCCGACGGAAGGGTAATAGCGAGTGGGAGTTGGGATGGCACGGTCTGCTTGTGGGACAGTCAAACAGGCGAACTGTTGCAAACGCTCAGAGGACATACGCGGAATGTTGCATCTGTGGTCTTCTCACCTGATGGCGGCACACTCGCCGGTGGAAACGATGACACGATTCACCTTTGGGACGTGCAGACTGGAACACTCCTGCACTCGCTTACGGGACACACAGATGTGGTGGACAGTCTTGCGTATTCACGGGACGGTAAGTCGCTTGCGAGTGGAAGTCGTGACGGGACGATCCTTTTGTGGGAACTCGCAAAGTTGGTTGCTGATCCATAGATGGCACGCATTTGGCAAGTAGTGGTCTTGATGTTACTATCTTGGTATGGAACTTGAAACCGTATCTGTAGGATGCAAGGAAAATTTGATGGGAAACAAAACGTTGGTGCCTTCGGCACCCGTAGAGACAAACGAAAACGATGTAACAACACGGGCACTCCCAGAGGGTGCAATTGCTCGTTTAGGGCGCGGATGTGAACCTGACATCGCCTTTTCACCTGATGGACAGTATCTCGCTATCGGCAATTGGTTAGGACTCTGGTTGTATGACTTAGCAACACTGTCCCCTATTGCACTCTGGGAGACAGAACGCGGCATGGTGGGACGAATCGCCTTTTCACCTAACGGAAAATGGTTAGCCACCAGCAATTCAGACCAAATTTTAAAAGTATTGGATATCCAAAACAGTGCTTGCTTAACACAAATAGAGACGGATGATTATATCACCGGATTGACCTTTTCACCTAATAATCAATATATCGCAGCCGCCTATGCAGGTTCTTCCATCGTTGAAATCTGGCATCCAGAAACCCGCAAATCGCTTGCAAAATTTACTGCCAACACTGAAAAAGCAGGTTTTTTCCGTCCTATCGTCTTTTCAACGGATACTCAACTAATAGCATCTACGTGTAAAACTGACACGACTCAGAATGCAGATGCAATAGTAGTGTGGGATATGGAAAGTGGTCAACAAATCGCATCCCTCACAGCACACACCTATTGGATATCTACTCTCTGCTTCTCACCGTGTGGGGAGTTTCTCACTTCTGGTGGTGAAGATGGTACAGTGTACGTATGGGATGTTAGCACTTGGCAACAGGTACAGTCATATACCGATTTTGGTGACGTGTATCGTATCATTCCTTCCTATTCACCTGACGGAATCCTCCGCGCAGCAATTGTAAATTACGACGAGACCGGTCCCGCTACCATCTCTGTCCGTGACCTTGAAAGCGGAGAACAACTTTATAACGATCAAGTTTGGGGTAATACCGTACAATTTTCCGATGCAGATGATTGGGGAAACACTATAGAATTTTCAAATGGTTCGCAGCTTGCCTACGAATGCAGACACGAATTTATCAACGTTTGGACTCCTGAATACCCATATAAGCGACAGTTGACGCACTCACCTATTTCGTTTCCGACATCGGTGGTGTTTTCGGAAGATGGAAATACCTTAGCAGCTGAACATCATCACGAAGGTGTAATGTTATGGAATATTGCGAACCAGAGTTCGCAGCCCGCGATTCAAGATATGTCGGCAGGCAAAAATCAGTTTGTATATGCACTTGCCAACGAAAAGTTTCACGTTGCTACCATCAACAGAAATACCGTTTCGCTCTGGATAATTGATGAT encodes:
- a CDS encoding WD40 repeat domain-containing protein gives rise to the protein MKILNLLLIILPLISGICLSSNAFAQANALWGLPTRAKNRIGKGRVNEIKYFPDGTKLAVASTIGIWIYDVQTGEPLDLLTGHTGPVNSIAFSPDGTMFATASDDNTAWLWDTNTGEHKVSVVGHTDDVNAVSFSPDGRLLATGSDDNTVGLWDLNTGEWKARLEGHTEHVYSVAFSPDGAVLASSAAWGDSGIRFWDPRTAKSLNISIEDTDWVERIVYAPDGSLLVSGDTDHTIRFWDIGTGELLRACKTDGEINAVVFAPDGRTLASASRNDLVSFWDVATGALLKTLEHDAPVISVAYSPDGKTVASASEDGKIQFWDIATSKSLKTVTGHVLHVFSLAYSPDGNTLVSGNVSKINFWNLATGEHPKTIRILPEHFRSENVRSVAYSSDGSIVASANANKARLWDVETGRFLGTFSGHRELISSVAFSPNGRMLASGSHDNTIRLWKLRTGELYLIGDLLHTLAGHTEDVAFVAFSPNSRMLVSGSHDNTIRLWDVATGELLKTLTGHTGKVYTVVYSPDGRVIASGSWDGTVCLWDSQTGELLQTLRGHTRNVASVVFSPDGGTLAGGNDDTIHLWDVQTGTLLHSLTGHTDVVDSLAYSRDGKSLASGSRDGTILLWELAKLVADP